In the Microcaecilia unicolor chromosome 10, aMicUni1.1, whole genome shotgun sequence genome, one interval contains:
- the GPR17 gene encoding uracil nucleotide/cysteinyl leukotriene receptor, protein MNGPGDIKVLIFNNSLESTERCGKESPVENVLLAAFYLLDFIIAVVGNTLALWLFIRDRKSSTPANIFLMHLAIADLFFVLVLPTRLVYHFSGNHWPFGEIPCRLTGFLFYLNMYASIYFLTCISTDRFLAIVHPVKSIKLRRPLYAHLACAFLWVIIALAMAPLLVSVQTVQVNNSTICLQLYREKASRHALVSLAVAFTFPFVMTVTSYLLIIRSLQRGTRIENHLKEKAVKMIILVLVIFFICFVPYHINRYIYVLHYHGAQTSCDTQRLLALSNRITSCLTSLNTALDPVMYFFVAEKFQEALCKIFCGKGPTIPPSCEGKTNESSLSTKTEL, encoded by the coding sequence ATGAATGGGCCAGGAGACATCAAAGTCCTAATCTTCAACAACTCCTTAGAATCAACAGAGCGCTGTGGTAAAGAAAGCCCAGTGGAAAATGTTCTGTTAGCAGCTTTTTATCTTCTAGATTTCATCATTGCAGTTGTGGGCAACACCTTGGCCCTCTGGCTCTTTATCAGGGACCGCAAATCAAGCActcctgccaacatttttttgATGCATTTGGCTATAGCAGACCTGTTCTTTGTGTTGGTCCTGCCAACACGACTTGTGTATCACTTTTCTGGCAATCACTGGCCATTTGGCGAGATCCCATGTCGGCTCACTGGATTCCTTTTCTACCTCAACATGTATGCTAGTATTTATTTTCTCACCTGCATCAGCACTGACCGCTTTCTTGCCATCGTGCACCCAGTTAAGTCCATCAAGCTGCGTAGGCCTCTCTATGCCCACCTGGCCTGCGCCTTCCTTTGGGTCATTATTGCATTGGCCATGGCTCCACTCCTGGTCAGTGTACAGACAGTTCAAGTGAACAACTCCACCATCTGCCTGCAGCTCTACCGGGAGAAGGCATCAcgccatgctctcgtctctctaGCTGTGGCCTTCACCTTCCCTTTTGTGATGACTGTGACCAGTTATTTGCTGATAATCCGGAGCCTGCAAAGGGGGACCCGTATTGAGAACCACCTGAAAGAGAAGGCTGTCAAGATGATAATCCTAGTTCTGGTGATCTTTTTCATCTGCTTTGTGCCTTATCATATCAACCGCTACATTTATGTCCTCCACTATCACGGTGCCCAGACTTCCTGTGATACACAAAGGCTGCTGGCGCTCAGTAACCGCATCACATCCTGCCTGACCAGCCTGAATACAGCCCTGGATCCAGTCATGTATTTCTTTGTGGCTGAGAAGTTCCAGGAAGCCTTATGCAAAATATTTTGTGGTAAAGGTCCCACTATACCCCCAAGTTGTGAAGGTAAAACCAATGAAAGCTCCCTGAGTACAAAGACTGAACTGTAA